Proteins encoded together in one Anaerotignum propionicum DSM 1682 window:
- a CDS encoding TrpB-like pyridoxal phosphate-dependent enzyme: MKKNEIPYKIYLDEQEMPKQWYNVRADMKKKPAPLLNPATLEPMTVEELAPVFCRELVEQELDNTNAYIDIPQEIQDYYRMYRPSPLVRAYRLEEKLQTPAKIYYKFEGNNTSGSHKLNSAIAQAYYAKKQGLTGVTTETGAGQWGTALSMACAYFGLDCDVYMVKVSYEQKPFRREVMRTYGAKVTPSPSMTTEVGKKILAEHPDTTGSLGCAISEAVESAVSREGYRYVLGSVLNQVLLHQSVIGLEAKAAMDKYGVIADVIIGCAGGGSNLGGLISPFMGEMLRGERDYRFIAVEPASCPSLTRGKYVYDFCDTGMVTPLAKMYTLGSGFIPSANHAGGLRYHGMSPVVSELFHQGLMEARSVEQTAVFEAAEMFARVEGILPAPESAHAIRVAMDEALHCKEKGEEKTILFGLTGTGYFDMLAYEKFNDGIMNDYIPTDEDLEQGFAGIPNIPQNQ, translated from the coding sequence ATGAAAAAAAATGAGATTCCTTACAAAATTTATTTGGATGAGCAGGAGATGCCAAAGCAATGGTATAATGTGCGGGCGGATATGAAGAAAAAGCCCGCACCTCTTTTAAACCCCGCAACCCTAGAGCCTATGACAGTAGAAGAACTGGCACCTGTTTTCTGTAGAGAGCTGGTAGAGCAGGAATTGGATAACACCAATGCCTATATTGATATCCCTCAGGAGATTCAAGATTATTATAGAATGTACCGTCCATCTCCCTTGGTACGTGCTTATCGCTTGGAGGAAAAACTGCAAACACCTGCGAAGATTTATTATAAATTTGAAGGAAATAATACCAGTGGCAGTCATAAGCTAAACTCTGCCATCGCCCAGGCGTATTATGCAAAGAAACAGGGGCTTACAGGTGTGACTACAGAGACAGGTGCAGGGCAATGGGGCACAGCTTTATCTATGGCTTGTGCATACTTTGGTTTGGACTGTGATGTATATATGGTTAAGGTATCCTATGAGCAAAAGCCCTTCCGCAGAGAGGTAATGCGTACATATGGTGCAAAGGTAACACCCTCTCCGTCCATGACTACGGAGGTTGGTAAAAAGATTTTGGCAGAGCATCCAGATACCACAGGTAGTTTAGGCTGTGCCATTTCCGAAGCCGTTGAGTCTGCAGTGTCAAGGGAAGGATATCGCTATGTTTTGGGAAGTGTATTAAATCAGGTTTTGTTGCATCAGTCAGTGATTGGGCTTGAAGCAAAGGCCGCTATGGATAAATACGGCGTGATTGCTGATGTGATTATTGGCTGTGCAGGGGGCGGTTCCAACCTAGGTGGATTGATTTCTCCTTTCATGGGTGAAATGCTCAGAGGAGAGCGGGACTATCGCTTTATCGCTGTAGAGCCTGCATCTTGCCCCAGTTTAACAAGGGGAAAATATGTATATGATTTCTGTGATACAGGTATGGTAACACCCTTAGCAAAGATGTACACCTTAGGTAGTGGGTTTATTCCCTCTGCAAACCATGCGGGGGGACTGCGTTATCATGGCATGAGCCCTGTTGTGTCGGAATTATTCCATCAAGGCCTCATGGAAGCCCGTTCTGTAGAGCAAACGGCCGTGTTTGAAGCGGCGGAGATGTTCGCCAGAGTCGAGGGAATTTTGCCCGCACCAGAGAGTGCCCATGCAATTCGTGTGGCAATGGACGAGGCCCTACATTGCAAAGAGAAAGGAGAAGAAAAAACAATTCTCTTTGGACTAACTGGCACAGGTTATTTTGATATGCTTGCTTATGAAAAATTCAATGATGGCATAATGAATGATTACATTCCCACGGATGAGGATTTAGAGCAAGGATTTGCAGGAATTCCTAATATCCCTCAAAATCAATAA
- a CDS encoding CDP-alcohol phosphatidyltransferase family protein, which yields MRFLPNSITVSRIFASFFLLITEPFTGSFFALYLFCGLSDILDGFLARRLGLSSASGATLDSIADCIFVFVALFTLLPKIAVPRWVLFWVCGIFILKGITFVIGVFRYRGLAFLHTYLNKAAGGVLFCFPLMYAYWGITITASLLCGLATIAALEELCINIFAKALQRDRKGLFF from the coding sequence ATGAGGTTTTTACCAAATAGTATCACAGTTTCAAGAATTTTTGCTTCATTTTTTCTGCTCATAACAGAACCGTTTACAGGTTCATTTTTTGCTCTTTATCTTTTTTGTGGCTTAAGTGACATCTTAGACGGATTTTTGGCACGAAGGCTTGGCTTGTCTTCGGCATCAGGAGCTACGTTAGATAGTATTGCCGATTGCATTTTTGTTTTTGTCGCGCTATTTACCTTGCTTCCTAAAATAGCTGTGCCTCGGTGGGTGTTGTTTTGGGTTTGTGGGATTTTTATTCTTAAGGGGATTACCTTTGTGATAGGGGTTTTTCGGTATCGTGGGTTGGCATTTTTACATACATATCTGAATAAGGCGGCGGGAGGAGTATTGTTTTGTTTCCCGCTAATGTATGCTTATTGGGGAATAACCATTACTGCATCCTTACTCTGTGGGCTTGCCACGATTGCGGCCTTGGAGGAGTTGTGTATTAATATCTTTGCAAAAGCGTTACAGCGGGATAGGAAAGGTTTGTTTTTTTAA